In the genome of Microcoleus vaginatus PCC 9802, the window TCAGAGCAGCCGCTCAATCCATCAGCTACGAAATTCCCCTAGCTTTGGCAGTATTGGCAGTTGTGATGATGTCCAACAGCCTCAGTACGATCGACATCGTACACCAGCAAGCCGACTACGGCATTGTCGGCTGGAATATCTGGCGGCAACCAGCAGGTTTCCTGATTTTCTGGATCTCCGCACTAGCAGAATGCGAACGGTTGCCCTTTGACCTCCCGGAAGCAGAAGAAGAATTGGTAGCAGGATATCAGACTGAGTACTCGGGCATGAAATTTGCTTTGTACTACATCGCTTCCTACGTTAACCTCGTCCTTTCTTGCCTGCTAGTAGCAGTTTTGTACCTCGGCGGCTGGGAAAGTCCGATTCCGGTCGAAGTGCTGACAAATGCCCTGGGATTGAGCGAGACGACTCCTTGGTTGCAGGTAATTACTGGCTTGCTGGGCATTACGATGACCATGTTGAAAGCCTACTTTTTCCTGTTTCTGGCAGTTCTGCTCCGCTGGACTCTGCCGCGAGTTCGGATCGACCAATTGCTAGATTTGGGATGGAAGTTTTTGCTGCCCGTTGCTTTAGTTAATTTGCTATTGACCGCAGCTTTGAAGCTTGCCTTTCCCTTTGCTTTTGGCGGTTAATTGATAATAGGTAAATGGCAACAGCTAAAAAAAATAGCTGTTAACCAATTACCTATTATCAATTAGCTATTACCAAAAACTTAAGTACAGAGAGAGAACACCATGTTAAAATTCCTCAATCAAGTAGGCGAATACGCCAAAGAAAGTTTTCAAGCTGCTAAGTATATCGGTCAAGGTCTAGGTGTTACTTTTGACCACATGAGACGCCGACCGATTACGGTGCAGTATCCTTACGAAAAATTAATTCCTTCCGAACGTTTTAGGGGCAGAATTCACTTTGAATTTGACAAGTGCATCTCCTGCGAAGTTTGCGTTCGGGTATGTCCGATCAACTTACCTGTAGTGGATTGGGAATTCAACAAAGAAACCAAGAAGAAACAGCTCAAGCACTACAGTATCGATTTCGGTGTTTGTATCTTCTGTGGCAACTGCGTAGAATATTGTCCGACTAATTGTTTGTCGATGACAGAAGAATACGAGTTAGGCGTTTACGAGCGCCACGAATTGAATTTTGACAACGTGGCCCTCGGACGTTTGCCCTACAAGGTTACAGATGACCCGATGGTGACACCGCTGCGAGAATTCGCTTACTTACCGAAAGGTGCGATCGACCCCCATGAAGTTTCCTACACCGATCGCCGCGCCGGTCTGCGTCCAGAGGAAATTATCGAAAAGTAGGTAATGGGGCATGGGGCATGGGGCATGGGGCATAGTTAGTAATTAGTGATGAGTGGTTACTTGTTAGTAGTTTTTCTAATAACTAAATAACTACTAACAAATGCCCAATGCCTCATGCCCAATGTCCTCATGCCCAATTACCAATTCCCAATTACCAATTACCAAAGGATAAAAAATTGTGAATCTAGCTGAAGGGGTTCAAATTGTTTCATTTGGCATACTGTCCGTAATGATGATTGGAGGAGCACTAGGAGTAGTGCTGTTATCTAACATCGTTTACTCAGCTTTTTTGCTGTGCGGCGTATTTACCAGCATTGCCGGCTTGTACTTGTTGCTGAATGCCGACTTTGTAGCAGCAGCGCAGGTATTGATTTATGTTGGCGCTGTTAACGTCTTGATTTTGTTTGCGATTATGTTGGTGAACAAGCGAGAAGATTTCCGCATAATTCCCAACGCTTGGGTGCGTCAAGTAGCAACAGCAGTAGTTTGCGTAGGCTTGTTTGCGCTTTTGGGTACGATGGTGGTGTCTACTCCTTGGACTATTGTCGCGACGACAGGAGCACCGGCCGAAAGTTCGATCGTCACGATCGCCAAACATTTCTTCACCGACTTTTTGCTGCCTTTCGAGTTAGCATCCGTGTTTTTGTTGATGGCAATGGTAGGGGCAATTGTGTTGGCGCGCCGTGATTTTTTCCCGGATGAACTGTTGTCAAAGAAGCTATCCGAAACACCTGCTTTGAGTTTGCCGGAAAGACCTCGCGAATTAGTTTCTGCCGGAGATGTGTCTTCGCCAGAATCTAAGTAAAAGTAGTGAGTCTAAATGATTCGTACAATTAAGGTAGGGGCAATTTACCCGTGGTTGCCCCGCTCGGAGGTAGGTAGCTATCACTACCCCTAGTGTATGAATGATTTAGACACGCTACAGTAGGGTGTTCACTGCACCTATCTCTCTGTCTTGTAGTAATGTTGATTGAGAAAGACTCAAAAAATTTATGCAACTGCAACTCCAGTATTTCCTGTTATTAGCCGCCGCACTTTTCTGTATTGGTATTTACGGTTTGATTACCAGCCGAAATGCAGTGCGCGTGTTGATGTCGATCGAGTTGATGCTGAATGCTGTCAATCTCAATTTGATGGGTTTCTCCAATTATCTCGACCCCGTACAAGTTAAGGGCCAAGTATTTACCGTGTTTGTAGTTACGGTTGCGGCGGCTGAAGCTGCGGTGGGTTTGGCAATTGTTTTGGCGATTTATCGCAACCGCAATACCGTAGACATGGAAGAATTTAACTTGCTGAAGTGGTAATTAATCAATAGTCATCAGTCATCAGTCATCAGTCATTAGCGATAAACTAATGCAGATTAAAGACTGATGACTAAGGACTAAGAACTAATGACTAATGACTTCTAGTAATTTCTAGAGTAATTCTACCCCCGAAATCAGGGATGGGAGCCGCAGGTTTCGAGAGTTGTAGTTTAACTTTTTCGACTAACGGTAGTTCTAAAAGCGCTTGAGCAATAGTATCGGCTAGGCGTTCGATTAATAAAAACTTCGAGTCTTTGACTAGCTTTTGAATCAGAGTAATTGCGCTGCGGTAATCAAGAGTATGTTGAATATCATCACTTTTTCCAGCTTGCGATAAATCCAGCCAGAGAGTAACATCCACTTCAAACCACTGCCCCAAAACTTGCTCTTCAGGCAGATAGCCCGTATATCCGTAGCAGCGAATTCCTGTAAGTTGAATAGAATCCATTTTGCAATAAACTAAAAGTGCGTTGCCTAACCAATTTGTATTAAACCAGATAAAGGTTCTCTTTCTGTTCCCTCTCTTTTTTTGCCCTTTTCCGCTTCTCTCTGCGCTCTTTGCGCCCTCTGCGGTTCAATCACTCTTATTCTATCTTAAATTTCACAACTCTCCTCCTTTCTCCAACTTGTCCAGTAAATCCTCAGCAACTTCATACCATTTCCGCCTAATTTCAGCATCTTCTGGCTTTTCTGTCAAGCTGCGCCCTTGTAATTCGGGATATTTATTGTAATATAATTCATCCACTTTTTGATAGAAAATATCTTGATTAATGTTGAGATTTTTGCGCCGTTTACCAATGTTTTCTTGACGAATTATTTCTGCTTGCTCTAAAGATGTATCGGGAGGTGGCTGGCGCGAAGAAAATTTAGGTAAATCCGGCAACTTGGGCAACGTGAAACCAGATTTGACTACACTAAAAGCTAAAATTCCTGGCACCAAAATC includes:
- the ndhI gene encoding NAD(P)H-quinone oxidoreductase subunit I, producing MLKFLNQVGEYAKESFQAAKYIGQGLGVTFDHMRRRPITVQYPYEKLIPSERFRGRIHFEFDKCISCEVCVRVCPINLPVVDWEFNKETKKKQLKHYSIDFGVCIFCGNCVEYCPTNCLSMTEEYELGVYERHELNFDNVALGRLPYKVTDDPMVTPLREFAYLPKGAIDPHEVSYTDRRAGLRPEEIIEK
- the nuoH gene encoding NADH-quinone oxidoreductase subunit NuoH; the encoded protein is MNPGIDLQGSFVEALMNWGLPADIAQVLWLPLPMVLMIVAAVFGVLTSVWLERKISAAAQQRVGPEFIGPLGVLAPVADGLKLVFKEDIVPAKADALLFTLGPVIVVIPVFLSYLIVPFGEHMLIADMGTAIFLWIALSSIQPIGLLMSGYASNNKYALLGGLRAAAQSISYEIPLALAVLAVVMMSNSLSTIDIVHQQADYGIVGWNIWRQPAGFLIFWISALAECERLPFDLPEAEEELVAGYQTEYSGMKFALYYIASYVNLVLSCLLVAVLYLGGWESPIPVEVLTNALGLSETTPWLQVITGLLGITMTMLKAYFFLFLAVLLRWTLPRVRIDQLLDLGWKFLLPVALVNLLLTAALKLAFPFAFGG
- a CDS encoding NADH-quinone oxidoreductase subunit J, coding for MNLAEGVQIVSFGILSVMMIGGALGVVLLSNIVYSAFLLCGVFTSIAGLYLLLNADFVAAAQVLIYVGAVNVLILFAIMLVNKREDFRIIPNAWVRQVATAVVCVGLFALLGTMVVSTPWTIVATTGAPAESSIVTIAKHFFTDFLLPFELASVFLLMAMVGAIVLARRDFFPDELLSKKLSETPALSLPERPRELVSAGDVSSPESK
- the nuoK gene encoding NADH-quinone oxidoreductase subunit NuoK, coding for MQLQLQYFLLLAAALFCIGIYGLITSRNAVRVLMSIELMLNAVNLNLMGFSNYLDPVQVKGQVFTVFVVTVAAAEAAVGLAIVLAIYRNRNTVDMEEFNLLKW
- the folB gene encoding dihydroneopterin aldolase → MDSIQLTGIRCYGYTGYLPEEQVLGQWFEVDVTLWLDLSQAGKSDDIQHTLDYRSAITLIQKLVKDSKFLLIERLADTIAQALLELPLVEKVKLQLSKPAAPIPDFGGRITLEITRSH